NNNNNNNNNNNNNNNNNNNNNNNNNNNNNNNNNNNNNNNNNNNNNNNNNNNNNNNNNNNNNNNNNNNNNNNNNNNNNNNNNNNNNNNNNNNNNNNNNNNNNNNNNNNNNNNNNNNNNNNNNNNNNNNNNNNNNNNNNNNNNNNNNNNNNNNNNNNNNNNNNNNNNNNNNNNNNNNNNNNNNNNNNNNNNNNNNNNNNNNNNNNNNNNNNNNNNNNNNNNNNNNNNNNNNNNNNNNNNNNNNNNNNNNNNNNNNNNNNNNNNNNNNNNNNNNNNNNNNNNNNNNNNNNNNNNNNNNNNNNNNNNNNNNNNNNNNNNNNNNNNNNNNNNNNNNNNNNNNNNNNNNNNNNNNNNNNNNNNNNNNNNNNNNNNNNNNNNNNNNNNNNNNNNNNNNNNNNNNNNNNNNNNNNNNNNNNNNNNNNNNNNNNNNNNNNNNNNNNNNNNNNNNNNNNNNNNNNNNNNNNNNNNNNNNNNNNNNNNNNNNNNNNNNNNNNNNNNNNNNNNNNNNNNNNNNNNNNNNNNNNNNNNNNNNNNNNNNNNNNNNNNNNNNNNNNNNNNNNNNNNNNNNNNNNNNNNNNNNNNNNNNNNNNNNNNNNNNNNNNNNNNNNNNNNNNNNNNNNNNNNNNNNNNNNNNNNNNNNNNNNNNNNNNNNNNNNNNNNNNNNNNNNNNNNNNNNNNNNNNNNNNNNNNNNNNNNNNNNNNNNNNNNNNNNNNNNNNNNNNNNNNNNNNNNNNNNNNNNNNNNNNNNNNNNNNNNNNNNNNNNNNNNNNNNNNNNNNNNNNNNNNNNNNNNNNNNNNNNNNNNNNNNNNNNNNNNNNNNNNNNNNNNNNNNNNNNNNNNNNNNNNNNNNNNNNNNNNNNNNNNNNNNNNNNNNNNNNNNNNNNNNNNNNNNNNNNNNNNNNNNNNNNNNNNNNNNNNNNNNNNNNNNNNNNNNNNNNNNNNNNNNNNNNNNNNNNNNNNNNNNNNNNNNNNNNNNNNNNNNNNNNNNNNNNNNNNNNNNNNNNNNNNNNNNNNNNNNNNNNNNNNNNNNNNNNNNNNNNNNNNNNNNNNNNNNNNNNNNNNNNNNNNNNNNNNNNNNNNNNNNNNNNNNNNNNNNNNNNNNNNNNNNNNNNNNNNNNNNNNNNNNNNNNNNNNNNNNNNNNNNNNNNNNNNNNNNNNNNNNNNNNNNNNNNNNNNNNNNNNNNNNNNNNNNNNNNNNNNNNNNNNNNNNNNNNNNNNNNNNNNNNNNNNNNNNNNNNNNNNNNNNNNNNNNNNNNNNNNNNNNNNNNNNNNNNNNNNNNNNNNNNNNNNNNNNNNNNNNNNNNNNNNNNNNNNNNNNNNNNNNNNNNNNNNNNNNNNNNNNNNNNNNNNNNNNNNNNNNNNNNNNNNNNNNNNNNNNNNNNNNNNNNNNNNNNNNNNNNNNNNNNNNNNNNNNNNNNNNNNNNNNNNNNNNNNNNNNNNNNNNNNNNNNNNNNNNNNNNNNNNNNNNNNNNNNNNNNNNNNNNNNNNNNNNNNNNNNNNNNNNNNNNNNNNNNNNNNNNNNNNNNNNNNNNNNNNNNNNNNNNNNNNNNNNNNNNNNNNNNNNNNNNNNNNNNNNNNNNNNNNNNNNNNNNNNNNNNNNNNNNNNNNNNNNNNNNNNNNNNNNNNNNNNNNNNNNNNNNNNNNNNNNNNNNNNNNNNNNNNNNNNNNNNNNNNNNNNNNNNNNNNNNNNNNNNNNNNNNNNNNNNNNNNNNNNNNNNNNNNNNNNNNNNNNNNNNNNNNNNNNNNNNNNNNNNNNNNNNNNNNNNNNNNNNNNNNNNNNNNNNNNNNNNNNNNNNNNNNNNNNNNNNNNNNNNNNNNNNNNNNNNNNNNNNNNNNNNNNNNNNNNNNNNNNNNNNNNNNNNNNNNNNNNNNNNNNNNNNNNNNNNNNNNNNNNNNNNNNNNNNNNNNNNNNNNNNNNNNNNNNNNNNNNNNNNNNNNNNNNNNNNNNNNNNNNNNNNNNNNNNNNNNNNNNNNNNNNNNNNNNNNNNNNNNNNNNNNNNNNNNNNNNNNNNNNNNNNNNNNNNNNNNNNNNNNNNNNNNNNNNNNNNNNNNNNNNNNNNNNNNNNNNNNNNNNNNNNNNNNNNNNNNNNNNNNNNNNNNNNNNNNNNNNNNNNNNNNNNNNNNNNNNNNNNNNNNNNNNNNNNNNNNNNNNNNNNNNNNNNNNNNNNNNNNNNNNNNNNNNNNNNNNNNNNNNNNNNNNNNNNNNNNNNNNNNNNNNNNNNNNNNNNNNNNNNNNNNNNNNNNNNNNNNNNNNNNNNNNNNNNNNNNNNNNNNNNNNNNNNNNNNNNNNNNNNNNNNNNNNNNNNNNNNNNNNNNNNNNNNNNNNNNNNNNNNNNNNNNNNNNNNNNNNNNNNNNNNNNNNNNNNNNNNNNNNNNNNNNNNNNNNNNNNNNNNNNNNNNNNNNNNNNNNNNNNNNNNNNNNNNNNNNNNNNNNNNNNNNNNNNNNNNNNNNNNNNNNNNNNNNNNNNNNNNNNNNNNNNNNNNNNNNNNNNNNNNNNNNNNNNNNNNNNNNNNNNNNNNNNNNNNNNNNNNNNNNNNNNNNNNNNNNNNNNNNNNNNNNNNNNNNNNNNNNNNNNNNNNNNNNNNNNNNNNNNNNNNNNNNNNNNNNNNNNNNNNNNNNNNNNNNNNNNNNNNNNNNNNNNNNNNNNNNNNNNNNNNNNNNNNNNNNNNNNNNNNNNNNNNNNNNNNNNNNNNNNNNNNNNNNNNNNNNNNNNNNNNNNNNNNNNNNNNNNNNNNNNNNNNNNNNNNNNNNNNNNNNNNNNNNNNNNNNNNNNNNNNNNNNNNNNNNNNNNNNNNNNNNNNNNNNNNNNNNNNNNNNNNNNNNNNNNNNNNNNNNNNNNNNNNNNNNNNNNNNNNNNNNNNNNNNNNNNNNNNNNNNNNNNNNNNNNNNNNNNNNNNNNNNNNNNNNNNNNNNNNNNNNNNNNNNNNNNNNNNNNNNNNNNNNNNNNNNNNNNNNNNNNNNNNNNNNNNNNNNNNNNNNNNNNNNNNNNNNNNNNNNNNNNNNNNNNCCCCATATTATATAAGAGGACAGGGCagcaatagtaaaatcctggaaaaccgatTGAACAActtattctgtagtttttagATAgcgtataatatatactgtataaaggaTATAAATGTTCCATAAATGTTAGATTATAAGAACAATACagtgaaaaattaaaaagaaCATAGAATATAGAGGATGACATTGCATTTCTTGACTTGCTTGGTGCTCCTTACTTGTATATAATATAGCATCTTTGATGTCAGGCACAATGGTGAGGTCTATTTACATATTAAAGACCATATGTATATGATGGCTGAGGTGTGAAGATAAGGTAGAAGGATCAAAGAAGTGGGTGCAGCCCCAATATTACAAATACTTCAAAGActtatttctctttttgtactcCAATACACATGGCCTGGCTGATATAAGTTCCCCAAAATGCTGAAGCCATCATTTCACCAAGAGAAGCTGAAGAGACCAGTCATGGATTTGGAGCTAGACCATGTCCTCTGCACTGTCCTTTCTCTAGAAGAAGACTATCCAGCATTATCTCCTCCCCTGAGGAGCCAGGATAATCTATCAAATCATTTCTTTACTTCTGGTTATTTTATTTCACAGAAGGAGACACAGGAAGGTCTTCATCACTCAGCTATCCTCCAGCAGACAGTGTGTGAACTATATTCTATGCTAGGAATTTATGAAGGATCCCAGATGGGGAAGATAATGGGTCAAAACATAACGAACGTTACAATCTCTAAGACTAACAAGGAGGACAAACCGAGGAATCCACTGAATCCACTCAAAAGTGAGTATTTCTTCTATAATTTTTATGTTGAATTATAGTTATTAAAGCATTAATATAACTGTATAATTATCTATATTTTAATTGTTAAATAATGAGAATGTATATAACAAATATAATAGTAATAAATAAGGTTATACAGTAGAACACATAATTTAGGAGCTAACTTATAGGGAATATATTTGTAGACTGGAAAAATGCATTttaattatatatacatattatatttTACATGATAATTATTGTTTATATAAAAACAATAATTCAAATAGTTatacaaaaatatagaatataaaaTCATGGTGTGAAGACATATGTTACTAAAACTTTACTGTTATTTCAAgataatattctacaattttatttacatatatatatttttttatagttctctaaaaatgtttttgttttctttctatAGGAAAAAATCCTGATCATGGACAGAATGGATGTAAGAAGCCCAGACTAGAGACAATGCCTTCCGGTGCCCAATCCAGAAAGAAAACCATCTACAGTAATGAGCAGATCAAGTTCCTTCAGAACCAGTTTGACTGTAACCCGTATCCAGATTTTGTGAGCAAATGTCGTATGTTTCAGATCACAGGGATCCCAGAACCCAATATACAGGTAATGATACAAGAAATATTAATTATTAGTATCAAAACAATATGTTAAATAGACCATATGTAAGAAGATATTTCCACTAAACTTTTCATTATTTTATAGGTTTGGTTCCAGAACAGAAGAGCAA
The Bufo gargarizans isolate SCDJY-AF-19 chromosome 2, ASM1485885v1, whole genome shotgun sequence genome window above contains:
- the LOC122925583 gene encoding homeobox protein siamois-like, which gives rise to MLKPSFHQEKLKRPVMDLELDHVLCTVLSLEEDYPALSPPLRSQDNLSNHFFTSGYFISQKETQEGLHHSAILQQTVCELYSMLGIYEGSQMGKIMGQNITNVTISKTNKEDKPRNPLNPLKRKNPDHGQNGCKKPRLETMPSGAQSRKKTIYSNEQIKFLQNQFDCNPYPDFVSKCRMFQITGIPEPNIQVWFQNRRARYLSRRNQIPEKKKPTAQILLDVYEKLPSISMEDIWM